A single Drosophila miranda strain MSH22 chromosome XR, D.miranda_PacBio2.1, whole genome shotgun sequence DNA region contains:
- the LOC108165349 gene encoding E3 ubiquitin-protein ligase RBBP6 isoform X3: MFIYEEALTKVVKHMLARKNIVVEDKSLALLLARKMGDKITDMARMTSDGASHAARSKPGYLDVEQTFIRMHITSEDLQDEVKANKGQPQPNIVLPDPEMFAREYYTVSEPLLGGDSPDESTTPPHPPIFLEPFPGLHTYKETPMEPVIEKDYLEARERKALQRLNEQEAINKIFKNQKPTVSLINESHRRYDVFDVEPLSKPAYLDALMPREKIFEIDVYENPDSIPRDGPVNSFFRELKSPSAPKTPYHVDLGIIPKKVIGRKKIHVKAIDAASAAKKRHRSEKRQTEHKRSKKEPERSGNSPVNVSRKIVTADPPKKVEVPKAVIDKVIDEKTREKKVEKASTSGTGSDIARKKSGQKRTPSETIKEHQGSNKDSKSDVHREKALQRTDTADPPKKPKSSSGHSKKIQNVCPTGKTTAVSQAEINKEDAEKFLVRIFNELTLQEKAKKKASTSRSENDNSRKKSTHKRSHSEEKHKKHKRSKSTKDSNTDSNTKKIPQIIKTSDPAKNLESTKVASQIQPTIQTIIPSETTAVSKIEENKENIFKIPKSINKVSDELKRQEKVEKVSRSENKHTGHKKHKRSKSSKDSKTDSDTKKIPQIIKTADPAQIPESTKVASQIQPTIQTIIPSETTAVSKIEENKEHIFKIPKSINKVSDELKRQEKVEKVSRSENKHTGHKKHKKHKRSKSSKDSKTDSDTKKIPQIIKTADPAKIPESTKVALKIQPTIQTIIPSETTAVSKIEENKEHIFKIPKSINKVSDELKRQEKVEKVSRSENKHTGHKKHKKHKRSKSSKDSKTDSDTKKIPQIIKTADPAKIPESTKVASQIQPTIQTIIPSETTAVSKIEENKEHIFKIPKSINKVSDELKRQEKVEKVSRSENKHTGHKKHKKHKRSKSSKDSKTDSDTKKIPQIIKTADPAKIPESTKVASQIQPTIQTIIPSETTAVSKIEENKEHLFKIPKSINKVSDELKRQEKVEEVSRSENKHTGHKKHKRSNSSKDSKTDSDTKKIPQIIKTADPEKIPESTKVASQIQPTIQTIIPSETTAVSKIEENKENIFKIPKSINKVSDELKRQEKVEKVSRSENKHTGHKKHKKHKKHKKHKKSKSSKDSKTDSDTKKIPKKTDTADPPKKPRTSSDPSGIQREKLPGIPTVVPQVEKSKENRAKVHHKQKRKEEVETTSTSGSGHGNANKKRAKSHEGKEAEEPNKKIHKSV; encoded by the exons ATGTTTATCTACGAGGAGGCTTTAACTAAAGTTGTGAAGCACATGCTGGCTCGGAAAAACATCGTGGTGGAGGATAAGTCCCTGGCACTATTGTTGGCCCGCAAAATGGGCGACA AAATTACTGACATGGCCAGAATGACCAGCGATGGGGCAAGTCACGCCGCCCGCTCCAAGCCGGGATACTTAGATGTGGAGCAGACCTTTATCCGCATGCACATCACGTCCGAAGATCTCCAAGACGAGGTCAAGGCTAACAAGGGCCAGCCGCAGCCCAACATAGTCCTTCCCGATCCGGAGATGTTCGCGCGGGAATATTACACGGTATCGGAACCATTGCTGGGTGGCGATTCGCCGGATGAAAGTACCACGCCACCGCATCCTCCCATTTTCCTTGAGCCGTTTCCCGGTCTACACACCTACAAGGAGACACCGATGGAACCGGTCATCGAAAAGGACTACTTGGAGGCGCGTGAGAGGAAGGCACTGCAACGACTGAACGAGCAGGAGGCTATCAACAAAATATTCAAGAACCAGAAGCCAACTGTGTCGTTGATCAACGAGTCACACCGTCGCTATGATGTATTCGACGTGGAACCGCTCAGCAAACCTGCATATTTGGACGCCCTAATGCCACGCGAGAAGATATTCGAAATAGACGTGTACGAAAACCCAGATTCGATCCCCCGTGATG GACCCGTGAACTCATTTTTCAGGGAATTGAAATCTCCTAGTGCCCCAAAGACGCCCTATCATGTCGACTTGGGAATAATCCCAAAGAAAGTTATCGGTCGAAAGAAAATCCATGTGAAAGCGATCGACGCTGCTAGTGCCGCTAAGAAGCGACACCGTTCTGAGAAGAGACAAACGGAGCACAAGAGATCCAAGAAAGAACCGGAAAGATCTGGCAATAGTCCTGTGAATGTTTCACGAAAAATCGTCACTGCTGATCCACCAAAAAAAGTCGAAGTGCCGAAAGCCGTGATAGACAAGGTTATCGATGAGAAGACGCGCGAAAAAAAGGTTGAGAAGGCTTCCACTTCGGGCACCGGAAGCGATATTGCCCGTAAGAAATCAGGCCAGAAGCGAACCCCTTCTGAGACGATCAAGGAGCACCAGGGATCTAACAAAGATTCCAAAAGTGACGTCCATCGTGAGAAGGCTCTACAGAGAACCGACACCGCTGATCCACCAAAAAAGCCAAAGTCCAGTTCAG GCCACTCGAAAAAAATTCAGAACGTTTGTCCTACTGGAAAAACCACTGCTGTGTCGCAGGCAGAGATAAACAAGGAAGACGCTGAAAAATTCTTGGTACGAATTTTCAATGAGCTGACACTCCAAGaaaaggctaagaagaaggcTTCCACTTCACGCTCCGAAAACGATAATTCGCGTAAGAAATCAACCCATAAACGAAGCCATTCCGAAGAAAAACACAAGAAGCACAAGAGATCCAAGAGCACAAAAGATTCGAATACAGACTCCAATACTAAGAAGATTCCACAAATAATTAAAACTTCTGATCCAGCAAAAAATCTAGAGAGCACTAAAG TCGCATCGCAAATCCAGCCAACAATCCAGACCATAATTCCCAGCGAAACCACTGCTGTATCAAAAATAGAGGAAAACAAAGAAAATATATTCAAGATTCCGAAATCCATAAACAAGGTTTCCGATGAGCTGAAGCGCCAAGAAAAGGTTGAGAAGGTTTCCCGTTCCGAGAACAAGCACACGGGGCACAAGAAGCACAAGAGATCCAAAAGCTCAAAAGATTCGAAAACAGACTCCGATACTAAGAAGATTCCACAAATAATTAAAACTGCTGATCCAGCACAAATTCCAGAGAGCACTAAAG TCGCATCGCAAATCCAGCCAACAATCCAGACCATAATTCCCAGCGAAACCACTGCTGTATCAAAGATAGAGGAAAACAAGGAACATATATTCAAGATTCCGAAATCCATAAACAAGGTTTCCGATGAGCTGAAGCGCCAAGAAAAGGTTGAGAAGGTTTCCCGTTCCGAGAACAAGCACACGGGGCACAAGAAGCACAAGAAGCACAAGAGATCCAAAAGCTCAAAAGATTCGAAAACAGACTCCGATACTAAGAAGATTCCACAAATAATTAAAACTGCTGATCCAGCAAAAATTCCAGAGAGCACTAAAG TCGCATTGAAAATCCAGCCAACAATCCAGACCATAATTCCCAGCGAAACCACTGCTGTATCAAAGATAGAGGAAAACAAGGAACATATATTCAAGATTCCGAAATCCATAAACAAGGTTTCCGATGAGCTGAAGCGCCAAGAAAAGGTTGAGAAGGTTTCCCGTTCCGAGAACAAGCACACGGGGCACAAGAAGCACAAGAAGCACAAGAGATCCAAAAGCTCAAAAGATTCGAAAACAGACTCCGATACTAAGAAGATTCCACAAATAATTAAAACTGCTGATCCAGCAAAAATTCCAGAGAGCACTAAAG TCGCATCGCAAATCCAGCCAACAATCCAGACCATAATTCCCAGCGAAACCACTGCTGTATCAAAGATAGAGGAAAACAAGGAACATATATTCAAGATTCCGAAATCCATAAACAAGGTTTCCGATGAGCTGAAGCGCCAAGAAAAGGTTGAGAAGGTTTCCCGTTCCGAGAACAAGCACACGGGGCACAAGAAGCACAAGAAGCACAAGAGATCCAAAAGCTCAAAAGATTCGAAAACAGACTCCGATACTAAGAAGATTCCACAAATAATTAAAACTGCTGATCCAGCAAAAATTCCAGAGAGCACTAAAG TCGCATCGCAAATCCAGCCAACAATCCAGACCATAATTCCCAGCGAAACCACAGCTGTATCAAAGATAGAGGAAAACAAGGAACATTTATTCAAGATTCCGAAATCCATAAACAAGGTTTCCGATGAGCTGAAGCGCCAAGAAAAGGTTGAGGAGGTTTCCCGTTCCGAGAACAAGCACACGGGGCACAAGAAGCACAAGAGATCCAATAGCTCAAAAGATTCGAAAACAGACTCCGATACTAAGAAGATTCCACAAATAATTAAAACTGCTGATCCAGAAAAAATTCCAGAGAGCACTAAAG TCGCATCGCAAATCCAGCCAACAATCCAGACCATAATTCCCAGCGAAACCACTGCTGTATCAAAGATAGAGGAAAACAAGGAAAATATATTCAAGATTCCGAAATCCATAAACAAGGTTTCCGATGAGCTGAAGCGCCAAGAAAAGGTTGAGAAG GTTTCCCGTTCCGAGAACAAGCACACGGGGCACAAGAAGCACAAGAAGCACAAGAAGCACAAGAAGCACAAGAAATCCAAAAGCTCAAAAGATTCAAAAACAGACTCCGATACTAAGAAGATTCCAAAGAAAACCGACACTGCTGATCCACCAAAAAAACCAAGGACCAGTTCAG ATCCATCTGGCATCCAGCGTGAGAAGTTACCTGGAATACCCACTGTTGTGCCCCAGGTGGAGAAAAGCAAGGAAAATCGAGCCAAGGTGCACCACAAGCAGAAGCGCAAAGAAGAGGTTGAGACGACTTCCACTTCGGGCTCCGGACACGGTAATGCCAACAAGAAGCGCGCGAAATCGCATGAAGGTAAAGAGGCAGAagaaccaaacaaaaaaattcaTAAAAGTGTTTAA
- the LOC108165349 gene encoding E3 ubiquitin-protein ligase RBBP6 isoform X2 gives MFIYEEALTKVVKHMLARKNIVVEDKSLALLLARKMGDKITDMARMTSDGASHAARSKPGYLDVEQTFIRMHITSEDLQDEVKANKGQPQPNIVLPDPEMFAREYYTVSEPLLGGDSPDESTTPPHPPIFLEPFPGLHTYKETPMEPVIEKDYLEARERKALQRLNEQEAINKIFKNQKPTVSLINESHRRYDVFDVEPLSKPAYLDALMPREKIFEIDVYENPDSIPRDGPVNSFFRELKSPSAPKTPYHVDLGIIPKKVIGRKKIHVKAIDAASAAKKRHRSEKRQTEHKRSKKEPERSGNSPVNVSRKIVTADPPKKVEVPKAVIDKVIDEKTREKKVEKASTSGTGSDIARKKSGQKRTPSETIKEHQGSNKDSKSDVHREKALQRTDTADPPKKPKSSSGHSKKIQNVCPTGKTTAVSQAEINKEDAEKFLVRIFNELTLQEKAKKKASTSRSENDNSRKKSTHKRSHSEEKHKKHKRSKSTKDSNTDSNTKKIPQIIKTSDPAKNLESTKVASQIQPTIQTIIPSETTAVSKIEENKENIFKIPKSINKVSDELKRQEKVEKVSRSENKHTGHKKHKRSKSSKDSKTDSDTKKIPQIIKTADPAQIPESTKVASQIQPTIQTIIPSETTAVSKIEENKEHIFKIPKSINKVSDELKRQEKVEKVSRSENKHTGHKKHKKHKRSKSSKDSKTDSDTKKIPQIIKTADPAKIPESTKVALKIQPTIQTIIPSETTAVSKIEENKEHIFKIPKSINKVSDELKRQEKVEKVSRSENKHTGHKKHKKHKRSKSSKDSKTDSDTKKIPQIIKTADPAKIPESTKVASQIQPTIQTIIPSETTAVSKIEENKEHIFKIPKSINKVSDELKRQEKVEKVSRSENKHTGHKKHKKHKRSKSSKDSKTDSDTKKIPQIIKTADPAKIPESTKVASQIQPTIQTIIPSETTAVSKIEENKEHLFKIPKSINKVSDELKRQEKVEEVSRSENKHTGHKKHKRSNSSKDSKTDSDTKKIPQIIKTADPEKIPESTKVASQIQPTIQTIIPSETTAVSKIEENKENIFKIPKSINKVSDELKRQEKVEKVSRSENKHTGHKRSKSSKDSKTDSDTKKIPQIIKTADPAKIPESTKVASQIQPTIQTIIPSETTAVSKIEENKEHIFKIPKSINKVSDELKRQEKVEKVSRSENKHTGHKKHKKHKKHKKHKKSKSSKDSKTDSDTKKIPKKTDTADPPKKPRTSSDPSGIQREKLPGIPTVVPQVEKSKENRAKVHHKQKRKEEVETTSTSGSGHGNANKKRAKSHEGKEAEEPNKKIHKSV, from the exons ATGTTTATCTACGAGGAGGCTTTAACTAAAGTTGTGAAGCACATGCTGGCTCGGAAAAACATCGTGGTGGAGGATAAGTCCCTGGCACTATTGTTGGCCCGCAAAATGGGCGACA AAATTACTGACATGGCCAGAATGACCAGCGATGGGGCAAGTCACGCCGCCCGCTCCAAGCCGGGATACTTAGATGTGGAGCAGACCTTTATCCGCATGCACATCACGTCCGAAGATCTCCAAGACGAGGTCAAGGCTAACAAGGGCCAGCCGCAGCCCAACATAGTCCTTCCCGATCCGGAGATGTTCGCGCGGGAATATTACACGGTATCGGAACCATTGCTGGGTGGCGATTCGCCGGATGAAAGTACCACGCCACCGCATCCTCCCATTTTCCTTGAGCCGTTTCCCGGTCTACACACCTACAAGGAGACACCGATGGAACCGGTCATCGAAAAGGACTACTTGGAGGCGCGTGAGAGGAAGGCACTGCAACGACTGAACGAGCAGGAGGCTATCAACAAAATATTCAAGAACCAGAAGCCAACTGTGTCGTTGATCAACGAGTCACACCGTCGCTATGATGTATTCGACGTGGAACCGCTCAGCAAACCTGCATATTTGGACGCCCTAATGCCACGCGAGAAGATATTCGAAATAGACGTGTACGAAAACCCAGATTCGATCCCCCGTGATG GACCCGTGAACTCATTTTTCAGGGAATTGAAATCTCCTAGTGCCCCAAAGACGCCCTATCATGTCGACTTGGGAATAATCCCAAAGAAAGTTATCGGTCGAAAGAAAATCCATGTGAAAGCGATCGACGCTGCTAGTGCCGCTAAGAAGCGACACCGTTCTGAGAAGAGACAAACGGAGCACAAGAGATCCAAGAAAGAACCGGAAAGATCTGGCAATAGTCCTGTGAATGTTTCACGAAAAATCGTCACTGCTGATCCACCAAAAAAAGTCGAAGTGCCGAAAGCCGTGATAGACAAGGTTATCGATGAGAAGACGCGCGAAAAAAAGGTTGAGAAGGCTTCCACTTCGGGCACCGGAAGCGATATTGCCCGTAAGAAATCAGGCCAGAAGCGAACCCCTTCTGAGACGATCAAGGAGCACCAGGGATCTAACAAAGATTCCAAAAGTGACGTCCATCGTGAGAAGGCTCTACAGAGAACCGACACCGCTGATCCACCAAAAAAGCCAAAGTCCAGTTCAG GCCACTCGAAAAAAATTCAGAACGTTTGTCCTACTGGAAAAACCACTGCTGTGTCGCAGGCAGAGATAAACAAGGAAGACGCTGAAAAATTCTTGGTACGAATTTTCAATGAGCTGACACTCCAAGaaaaggctaagaagaaggcTTCCACTTCACGCTCCGAAAACGATAATTCGCGTAAGAAATCAACCCATAAACGAAGCCATTCCGAAGAAAAACACAAGAAGCACAAGAGATCCAAGAGCACAAAAGATTCGAATACAGACTCCAATACTAAGAAGATTCCACAAATAATTAAAACTTCTGATCCAGCAAAAAATCTAGAGAGCACTAAAG TCGCATCGCAAATCCAGCCAACAATCCAGACCATAATTCCCAGCGAAACCACTGCTGTATCAAAAATAGAGGAAAACAAAGAAAATATATTCAAGATTCCGAAATCCATAAACAAGGTTTCCGATGAGCTGAAGCGCCAAGAAAAGGTTGAGAAGGTTTCCCGTTCCGAGAACAAGCACACGGGGCACAAGAAGCACAAGAGATCCAAAAGCTCAAAAGATTCGAAAACAGACTCCGATACTAAGAAGATTCCACAAATAATTAAAACTGCTGATCCAGCACAAATTCCAGAGAGCACTAAAG TCGCATCGCAAATCCAGCCAACAATCCAGACCATAATTCCCAGCGAAACCACTGCTGTATCAAAGATAGAGGAAAACAAGGAACATATATTCAAGATTCCGAAATCCATAAACAAGGTTTCCGATGAGCTGAAGCGCCAAGAAAAGGTTGAGAAGGTTTCCCGTTCCGAGAACAAGCACACGGGGCACAAGAAGCACAAGAAGCACAAGAGATCCAAAAGCTCAAAAGATTCGAAAACAGACTCCGATACTAAGAAGATTCCACAAATAATTAAAACTGCTGATCCAGCAAAAATTCCAGAGAGCACTAAAG TCGCATTGAAAATCCAGCCAACAATCCAGACCATAATTCCCAGCGAAACCACTGCTGTATCAAAGATAGAGGAAAACAAGGAACATATATTCAAGATTCCGAAATCCATAAACAAGGTTTCCGATGAGCTGAAGCGCCAAGAAAAGGTTGAGAAGGTTTCCCGTTCCGAGAACAAGCACACGGGGCACAAGAAGCACAAGAAGCACAAGAGATCCAAAAGCTCAAAAGATTCGAAAACAGACTCCGATACTAAGAAGATTCCACAAATAATTAAAACTGCTGATCCAGCAAAAATTCCAGAGAGCACTAAAG TCGCATCGCAAATCCAGCCAACAATCCAGACCATAATTCCCAGCGAAACCACTGCTGTATCAAAGATAGAGGAAAACAAGGAACATATATTCAAGATTCCGAAATCCATAAACAAGGTTTCCGATGAGCTGAAGCGCCAAGAAAAGGTTGAGAAGGTTTCCCGTTCCGAGAACAAGCACACGGGGCACAAGAAGCACAAGAAGCACAAGAGATCCAAAAGCTCAAAAGATTCGAAAACAGACTCCGATACTAAGAAGATTCCACAAATAATTAAAACTGCTGATCCAGCAAAAATTCCAGAGAGCACTAAAG TCGCATCGCAAATCCAGCCAACAATCCAGACCATAATTCCCAGCGAAACCACAGCTGTATCAAAGATAGAGGAAAACAAGGAACATTTATTCAAGATTCCGAAATCCATAAACAAGGTTTCCGATGAGCTGAAGCGCCAAGAAAAGGTTGAGGAGGTTTCCCGTTCCGAGAACAAGCACACGGGGCACAAGAAGCACAAGAGATCCAATAGCTCAAAAGATTCGAAAACAGACTCCGATACTAAGAAGATTCCACAAATAATTAAAACTGCTGATCCAGAAAAAATTCCAGAGAGCACTAAAG TCGCATCGCAAATCCAGCCAACAATCCAGACCATAATTCCCAGCGAAACCACTGCTGTATCAAAGATAGAGGAAAACAAGGAAAATATATTCAAGATTCCGAAATCCATAAACAAGGTTTCCGATGAGCTGAAGCGCCAAGAAAAGGTTGAGAAG GTTTCCCGTTCCGAGAACAAGCACACGGGGCACAAGAGATCCAAAAGCTCAAAAGATTCGAAAACAGACTCCGATACTAAGAAGATTCCACAAATAATTAAAACTGCTGATCCAGCAAAAATTCCAGAGAGCACTAAAG TCGCATCGCAAATCCAGCCAACAATCCAGACCATAATTCCCAGCGAAACCACTGCTGTATCAAAGATAGAGGAAAACAAAGAACATATATTCAAGATTCCGAAATCCATAAACAAGGTTTCCGATGAGCTGAAGCGCCAAGAAAAGGTTGAGAAGGTTTCCCGTTCCGAGAACAAGCACACGGGGCACAAGAAGCACAAGAAGCACAAGAAGCACAAGAAGCACAAGAAATCCAAAAGCTCAAAAGATTCAAAAACAGACTCCGATACTAAGAAGATTCCAAAGAAAACCGACACTGCTGATCCACCAAAAAAACCAAGGACCAGTTCAG ATCCATCTGGCATCCAGCGTGAGAAGTTACCTGGAATACCCACTGTTGTGCCCCAGGTGGAGAAAAGCAAGGAAAATCGAGCCAAGGTGCACCACAAGCAGAAGCGCAAAGAAGAGGTTGAGACGACTTCCACTTCGGGCTCCGGACACGGTAATGCCAACAAGAAGCGCGCGAAATCGCATGAAGGTAAAGAGGCAGAagaaccaaacaaaaaaattcaTAAAAGTGTTTAA